Proteins encoded in a region of the Burkholderia ubonensis subsp. mesacidophila genome:
- a CDS encoding YggL 50S ribosome-binding family protein, translated as MSKQRNRRQRKKLHIGEFQELAFCASAQYRTELSDLQRGELIDTFIDFVEANGLLTVASADEGISAYVISGAPRGTTTDADRESVRAWLEARPELTDVAVSDFTDAWYPEA; from the coding sequence ATGAGCAAGCAACGCAACCGCCGCCAGCGCAAGAAACTCCACATCGGCGAATTCCAGGAACTGGCCTTCTGCGCATCGGCCCAATACCGCACCGAGCTGAGCGACCTCCAGCGCGGCGAACTGATCGACACGTTCATCGACTTCGTCGAGGCGAACGGGCTGCTGACCGTCGCGTCCGCGGACGAAGGCATCAGCGCTTACGTGATTTCCGGCGCGCCGCGCGGCACGACGACCGACGCGGACCGCGAATCGGTTCGCGCGTGGCTCGAGGCCCGGCCCGAGCTGACCGACGTCGCCGTCAGCGACTTCACCGACGCCTGGTATCCGGAGGCGTAA
- a CDS encoding PRC-barrel domain-containing protein has translation MSGGYPLHASRMSFPSTTFFPILAAAALLSGCGLLPTQNPPAPISEALVEPVEETAGEPLTMPPVPAPIRPEAEAPKKPQREVARPKPVQRPESPPPAPPAPAPLVATRMLDRTQIRALLDSDVARRNGKVIGHAVDMVTDASGKPREMIVNLQGFMGVGDRKVSFPWNVFRFTPGGKREPIVLDVPSGDLPPAARPKAVPLSGSSAASPATRLPVLDSDVERPNGTRIGRVVDVLIDRDAQPQAVVLDLGGLVNTDRRSIAANWAALRFVTRDKTLRPQLDLNDAQIKASPPYAADKPLVAVSPPPAPAPASSASATR, from the coding sequence ATGAGCGGCGGATATCCGCTTCACGCGTCCCGCATGTCATTCCCGTCCACGACGTTCTTCCCGATCCTCGCCGCTGCCGCGCTGCTGTCCGGCTGCGGGCTGCTGCCGACCCAAAACCCGCCCGCGCCGATCAGCGAGGCGCTCGTCGAGCCGGTCGAGGAAACCGCCGGCGAACCGCTGACGATGCCGCCCGTACCCGCGCCGATCCGGCCCGAAGCCGAGGCGCCGAAGAAGCCGCAGCGCGAAGTCGCGCGGCCGAAGCCGGTCCAGCGTCCGGAGTCGCCGCCGCCGGCGCCGCCCGCGCCGGCCCCGCTCGTCGCGACGCGCATGCTCGACCGCACCCAGATCCGAGCGCTGCTCGACAGCGACGTGGCGCGGCGCAACGGCAAGGTGATCGGTCACGCGGTCGACATGGTGACCGATGCGAGCGGCAAGCCGCGGGAGATGATCGTCAACCTGCAGGGTTTCATGGGCGTCGGCGACCGCAAGGTCAGCTTCCCGTGGAACGTGTTCCGCTTTACGCCGGGCGGCAAGCGCGAGCCGATCGTGCTCGACGTGCCGTCGGGCGATCTGCCGCCGGCCGCCCGGCCGAAGGCGGTGCCGCTGTCAGGCTCGTCCGCCGCGTCGCCGGCCACGCGCCTGCCGGTGCTCGACAGCGACGTCGAACGGCCGAACGGCACGAGGATCGGCCGCGTCGTCGACGTGCTGATCGACCGCGACGCGCAGCCGCAGGCGGTCGTGCTCGACCTCGGCGGGCTCGTCAACACGGATCGCCGCTCGATCGCCGCGAACTGGGCCGCGCTGCGCTTCGTCACGCGCGACAAGACGCTGCGCCCGCAGCTCGACCTCAACGACGCGCAGATCAAGGCGTCGCCGCCCTACGCGGCGGACAAGCCGCTCGTCGCCGTCTCGCCGCCGCCCGCCCCCGCGCCGGCCTCGTCTGCGAGTGCCACGCGATGA
- the msbA gene encoding lipid A export permease/ATP-binding protein MsbA has translation MSGEGTSPSTVFKRLWPLIRPLLGFVVLAIATMAVVAATEAGIPALLKPLLDHGFGAKSADQAKWLVPLAVIGLALVRGVAQYASGYLLSYVSNRILLDLRLRMFERMIHTGASFFQRETASTVINAIVFEVNQILSVLTGVMVTLVRDSLTVIFLLGYLFYLNWRLTLIVAVILPGIGWLVSKINRRLRRLNREHQTLTNELSYIVEETVGGYKVVKVHNGEPYEIDRFTAMSKRLRGYAMRMTISGGLAQPITQFLASIALAVVITIAVFQSSNDQTTVGGFVAFVTSMLLVISPLKHLIDVNQPLQRGMTAAELIFGLIDEPVEPRGGGRPLAAARGEIEFRGVTFDYGAAERPTLDRISFKVAPGEMVALAGPSGSGKTTLVNLLPRFFDPTGGSVLLDGVPIADYDIHALRSQMAMVSQDVVLFNDTIAANVAYGQAPDRVRVQAALEAANLADAVAAMPDGLDTVVGGNGMRLSGGQRQRLAIARAIYKDAPILILDEATSALDSESERHVQAALERLMEGRTTLVIAHRLSTIERADRILVLEAGKIAEEGTHDELLRHGGLYAHLHRIQYQQQAA, from the coding sequence ATGAGCGGTGAGGGCACGTCGCCTTCGACCGTGTTCAAGCGTCTCTGGCCGTTGATCCGCCCGCTGCTGGGCTTCGTCGTGCTGGCCATTGCAACGATGGCGGTCGTCGCAGCGACGGAGGCAGGCATTCCGGCCTTGCTCAAGCCGCTGCTCGACCACGGGTTCGGCGCCAAAAGCGCCGACCAGGCGAAGTGGCTCGTGCCGCTGGCGGTGATCGGCCTCGCGCTCGTGCGCGGGGTGGCCCAATATGCGTCCGGCTACCTGTTGAGCTACGTGTCGAACCGGATTCTGCTTGATCTGCGACTGCGGATGTTCGAGCGGATGATCCACACCGGCGCGTCGTTCTTCCAGCGCGAGACCGCGAGCACGGTGATCAACGCGATCGTCTTCGAGGTCAACCAGATTCTCTCGGTGCTGACGGGCGTGATGGTCACGCTCGTGCGCGACTCGTTGACGGTGATCTTCCTGCTCGGCTACCTGTTCTACCTGAACTGGCGGCTCACGCTGATCGTCGCGGTGATCCTGCCGGGCATCGGCTGGCTCGTCAGCAAGATCAACCGCCGGCTGCGCCGCCTGAACCGCGAGCACCAGACGCTCACCAACGAGCTGTCGTACATCGTCGAGGAGACGGTCGGCGGCTACAAGGTCGTCAAGGTGCATAACGGCGAGCCGTACGAAATCGACCGCTTCACCGCGATGAGCAAGCGCCTGCGCGGCTATGCGATGCGGATGACGATCTCGGGCGGTCTTGCGCAGCCGATCACGCAGTTTCTTGCGTCGATCGCGCTCGCGGTCGTGATCACGATCGCGGTCTTTCAATCGTCGAACGACCAGACGACGGTCGGCGGCTTCGTGGCATTCGTGACCTCGATGCTGCTGGTGATCTCGCCGCTCAAGCACCTGATCGACGTGAACCAGCCGCTGCAGCGCGGGATGACGGCCGCCGAGCTGATCTTCGGCCTGATCGACGAGCCGGTCGAGCCGCGCGGCGGCGGGCGGCCGCTCGCCGCCGCGCGCGGCGAGATCGAGTTCCGCGGCGTGACGTTCGACTACGGCGCGGCCGAGCGGCCGACGCTCGACCGGATCTCGTTCAAGGTCGCGCCGGGCGAGATGGTGGCGCTTGCGGGGCCGTCCGGCAGCGGCAAGACGACGCTCGTGAACCTGCTGCCGCGCTTCTTCGATCCGACCGGCGGCTCGGTTCTGCTCGACGGCGTGCCGATCGCCGACTACGACATCCATGCGCTGCGCAGCCAGATGGCGATGGTGAGCCAGGACGTCGTGCTGTTCAACGACACGATCGCCGCGAACGTCGCCTACGGGCAAGCGCCGGATCGCGTGCGCGTGCAGGCCGCGCTCGAGGCGGCGAACCTCGCGGACGCGGTCGCCGCGATGCCCGACGGGCTGGACACGGTCGTCGGCGGCAACGGGATGCGCTTGTCCGGCGGCCAGCGCCAGCGTCTCGCGATCGCGCGTGCGATCTACAAGGACGCGCCGATCCTGATCCTCGACGAAGCCACGTCGGCGCTCGATTCCGAATCGGAGCGCCACGTGCAGGCGGCGCTCGAGCGGCTGATGGAAGGCCGCACGACGCTCGTGATCGCGCACCGCCTGTCGACGATCGAGCGCGCCGACCGCATCCTCGTGCTCGAGGCCGGCAAGATCGCCGAAGAGGGCACCCACGACGAACTGCTGCGCCACGGCGGCCTGTACGCGCACCTGCATCGCATCCAGTACCAGCAACAGGCGGCCTGA
- the rng gene encoding ribonuclease G has translation MNEEILINITPQETRVALVQQGAVQELHVERTLSRGRVGNIYLGKVVRVLPGMQSAFIDIGLERAAFLHVADIWQPRLNGEPHTSAPHQPIEKTVFEGQTLMVQVIKDPIGTKGARLSTQVSIAGRTLVYLPQEPHIGISQKIESEAEREAVRARLTAVIPADEKGGYIVRTIAEDATSDELSGDVTYLRKTWATIVGQAQRLPATSLLYQDLDLAQRVLRDFANDDTSRIQVDSRETHQRLAEFAAEFTPAVSSKLHHYTGERPLFDLYNIETEIQRALSRRVDLKSGGYLMIDQTEAMTTIDVNTGGYVGARNFDDTIFKTNLEAAHTIARQLRLRNLGGIIIIDFIDMENAEHRDAVLAELKKALARDRTRVTVNGFSQLGLVEMTRKRTRESLAHVLCEPCPTCQGKGQVKTSRTVCYDVLREILRESRQFNPREFRVIAAQQVIDLFLDEESQHLAMLIDFIGKPVSLQVESNLSQEQYDIVLM, from the coding sequence ATGAACGAAGAAATCCTGATCAACATCACGCCGCAGGAAACGCGGGTCGCACTCGTCCAGCAAGGCGCGGTGCAGGAGCTTCACGTCGAGCGCACGCTGTCGCGCGGACGCGTCGGCAACATCTATCTCGGCAAGGTCGTGCGCGTGCTGCCCGGCATGCAGTCGGCGTTCATCGACATCGGGCTGGAGCGCGCGGCGTTCCTGCACGTCGCCGACATCTGGCAGCCGCGCCTGAACGGCGAGCCGCACACGAGCGCGCCGCACCAGCCTATCGAAAAGACCGTGTTCGAGGGCCAGACGCTGATGGTCCAGGTCATCAAGGACCCGATCGGCACGAAGGGCGCGCGGCTGTCGACGCAGGTCAGCATCGCGGGCCGCACGCTCGTCTACCTGCCGCAGGAGCCGCACATCGGCATCTCGCAGAAGATCGAGAGCGAGGCCGAGCGCGAGGCGGTGCGCGCACGCCTGACCGCGGTGATCCCGGCGGACGAGAAAGGCGGCTACATCGTGCGCACGATCGCCGAGGACGCGACCTCCGACGAGCTGTCCGGCGACGTCACCTACCTGCGCAAGACCTGGGCGACGATCGTCGGCCAGGCGCAGCGGCTGCCGGCGACGAGCCTGCTGTACCAGGATCTCGACCTCGCGCAGCGCGTGCTGCGCGATTTCGCGAACGACGACACGTCGCGCATCCAGGTCGATTCGCGCGAGACGCACCAGCGGCTCGCCGAATTCGCGGCCGAGTTCACGCCGGCCGTGAGCTCGAAGCTGCACCACTACACCGGCGAGCGGCCGCTGTTCGACCTGTACAACATCGAGACGGAAATCCAGCGCGCGCTGTCGCGGCGGGTCGACCTGAAGTCGGGCGGCTACCTGATGATCGACCAGACCGAGGCGATGACGACGATCGACGTGAACACCGGCGGCTATGTCGGCGCGCGCAACTTCGACGACACGATCTTCAAGACCAACCTCGAGGCCGCGCACACTATCGCGCGGCAGCTGCGGCTGCGCAACCTCGGCGGCATCATCATCATCGACTTCATCGACATGGAGAACGCCGAGCATCGCGACGCGGTGCTCGCCGAGCTGAAGAAGGCGCTTGCGCGCGACCGCACGCGCGTGACCGTCAACGGCTTCTCGCAGCTCGGGCTCGTCGAGATGACGAGAAAGCGCACGCGCGAATCGCTCGCGCACGTGCTGTGCGAGCCGTGCCCGACCTGCCAGGGCAAGGGCCAGGTGAAGACGTCGCGCACCGTGTGCTACGACGTCCTGCGCGAGATCCTGCGCGAGTCGCGGCAGTTCAATCCGCGCGAGTTTCGGGTGATCGCCGCACAGCAGGTGATCGACCTGTTCCTCGACGAGGAATCGCAGCACCTCGCGATGCTGATCGACTTCATCGGCAAGCCGGTGTCGCTGCAGGTCGAGTCGAATCTGAGTCAGGAGCAGTACGACATCGTGCTGATGTAA
- a CDS encoding collagen-like triple helix repeat-containing protein, with protein sequence MNMPNINRTVLRTTLIAAGVAALLSLSACGGSGTLSQGTGGSGSGSGATTATAGGAGSGNSSGSGSGADSTTTGSTSGGTGSTSGTGGTPANAVGKTAAASSNIVTAAGGAVSGIGTTIAGQTLPGASPATTQGLGAVVQDTGAAVTTLGNGIGSGLGQLGASPNPIGTTVASTGGVVTNLGNAVAATGGVVTSVGSTGSALSPLAPVTSPVGGAITTLGNTIAGGGATLGTQLSTGPVAQVTGAASSAITPITSTVGSVTQTVASSTPLGAPLTNLVTTVGNAVAGAGTTLAKTGGNPVTTGVGNVVTATGNTVATTGTALLGGGGSPGAANALAPVTGLVSTATGALGGATGGGSPTGALTSAVGTVSGTVAGAAGGAPAGALTGSSSGGTLAKTGGGLLAPVTTALGGLVK encoded by the coding sequence ATGAACATGCCGAACATCAATCGCACAGTACTCCGAACGACCTTGATCGCGGCGGGCGTTGCGGCGCTGCTGTCGCTGTCCGCATGCGGCGGCTCCGGCACGCTGAGCCAGGGCACCGGCGGCTCGGGTTCCGGCTCGGGCGCCACGACCGCCACGGCGGGCGGCGCCGGCAGCGGCAACAGCTCGGGCAGCGGCTCCGGGGCCGACAGCACCACCACCGGCAGCACGTCCGGCGGCACGGGCAGCACATCCGGCACCGGCGGCACGCCGGCCAATGCGGTCGGCAAGACCGCCGCCGCGTCGAGCAACATCGTGACCGCCGCGGGCGGCGCAGTGTCCGGCATCGGCACGACCATCGCCGGCCAGACGCTGCCGGGCGCGAGCCCCGCGACGACGCAAGGGCTCGGCGCGGTCGTGCAGGATACCGGCGCGGCCGTGACGACGCTCGGCAACGGCATCGGCTCGGGCCTCGGCCAGCTCGGCGCGTCGCCGAACCCGATCGGCACGACGGTCGCGAGCACGGGCGGCGTGGTCACGAATCTCGGCAACGCGGTCGCCGCGACCGGCGGCGTCGTCACGAGCGTCGGCTCGACCGGCTCGGCCCTGTCGCCGCTCGCGCCGGTCACGTCGCCGGTCGGCGGCGCGATCACGACGCTCGGCAACACGATCGCGGGCGGCGGCGCGACGCTCGGCACGCAACTGTCGACCGGGCCGGTCGCGCAGGTGACGGGCGCCGCGAGCTCGGCGATCACGCCGATCACGTCGACGGTCGGCTCGGTCACGCAGACCGTCGCGTCGAGCACGCCGCTCGGCGCGCCGCTCACGAATCTCGTCACGACCGTGGGCAACGCGGTCGCGGGCGCCGGCACGACGCTCGCGAAGACCGGCGGCAACCCGGTCACGACCGGTGTCGGCAACGTCGTGACGGCCACCGGCAACACGGTCGCAACCACGGGCACGGCGCTGCTCGGCGGCGGCGGCAGCCCGGGCGCGGCCAACGCGCTCGCGCCGGTGACGGGACTCGTGTCGACGGCGACCGGCGCGCTCGGCGGCGCAACGGGCGGCGGTAGCCCGACGGGCGCGCTCACGTCGGCGGTCGGCACGGTGAGCGGCACTGTCGCGGGCGCCGCCGGCGGCGCGCCGGCAGGCGCGCTGACGGGCAGCAGCTCGGGTGGCACGCTGGCGAAGACTGGCGGCGGGCTGCTCGCACCCGTCACGACCGCGCTCGGCGGGCTGGTCAAGTAA
- a CDS encoding glycosyltransferase family 9 protein, translating into MNSALSFARPPQAILVACTRRIGDVLLATPLVHSFKQHWPDVAIDMVVFRGTESVLEGNPDIRNVIVVERRAKPKERLADALRLWRRYDLSLAVTSSDRARFYAWFAGRKRVGLVDSQRITRTARLMLHRIAPDHQLDDHIVASGLSLAPLVGVAPVGEVVAPSSADPMRREWLRARLAAPPAAREGQPLAVVHPSPMYRYKQWRVDGWAGLVRWLRSNGYAVALTGGPGDAERAYAEEVIAAAGEPVVNFVGELSFGETADVIRQAKLFVGPDTGATHVAAACGTPTLALFGPSDPVRWGPWPQHWPADGEMPWQRRGSGRQGNVYLLQGDGDCVPCRQEGCERRVDSTSDCLTGLSISRVIAAAAEMLGMPAPHSDVSAEISVPLPKPQR; encoded by the coding sequence GTGAACTCCGCGCTTTCTTTCGCCCGTCCCCCGCAGGCCATCCTCGTCGCATGTACGCGGCGCATCGGCGACGTACTGCTTGCGACGCCGCTCGTCCATTCTTTCAAGCAGCATTGGCCCGACGTGGCGATCGACATGGTCGTCTTTCGCGGTACCGAAAGCGTGCTTGAAGGCAATCCGGATATCCGCAACGTGATCGTGGTCGAGCGGCGCGCGAAGCCGAAGGAGCGGCTCGCGGATGCGTTGCGGCTATGGCGTCGCTACGACCTTTCGCTCGCGGTGACCAGCTCGGACCGCGCGCGATTCTACGCATGGTTCGCGGGCCGCAAGCGCGTCGGGCTTGTCGATTCGCAACGCATCACGCGCACGGCGCGGCTGATGCTGCACCGGATCGCGCCCGACCACCAACTGGATGACCATATTGTCGCGAGCGGCCTGTCGCTTGCGCCGCTCGTTGGCGTCGCCCCGGTGGGCGAGGTCGTTGCGCCGTCGAGCGCTGACCCGATGCGCCGCGAATGGCTGCGCGCGCGCCTTGCTGCACCGCCCGCCGCGCGGGAAGGCCAGCCGCTTGCCGTCGTGCATCCTTCGCCGATGTACCGCTACAAGCAATGGCGCGTCGACGGCTGGGCCGGCCTGGTGCGCTGGCTCCGTTCAAATGGCTATGCGGTCGCGTTGACGGGCGGCCCGGGCGATGCGGAGCGCGCCTATGCCGAAGAAGTGATTGCGGCGGCTGGCGAACCGGTGGTGAACTTCGTCGGGGAATTGAGCTTCGGGGAGACGGCCGATGTCATTCGGCAAGCGAAGCTCTTTGTCGGGCCCGATACGGGGGCGACCCACGTGGCTGCCGCGTGCGGGACGCCGACGCTCGCGCTGTTCGGCCCGTCCGATCCGGTGCGCTGGGGCCCGTGGCCGCAGCACTGGCCGGCCGATGGCGAGATGCCCTGGCAGCGGCGCGGCTCGGGCCGTCAAGGCAACGTCTATCTGCTTCAAGGCGATGGCGATTGCGTACCGTGCCGGCAGGAGGGCTGTGAGCGCCGCGTCGACAGTACGAGCGACTGCTTGACCGGGCTGTCTATATCGCGCGTGATTGCCGCCGCCGCAGAAATGCTCGGCATGCCGGCGCCGCACAGCGACGTGTCGGCAGAGATCAGCGTGCCGTTGCCGAAACCGCAGCGGTAA
- a CDS encoding RcnB family protein: MKKTHRMMWVAVIAASFATPLAMAQDEQGNGHHGGPGMQHGHGPKHMPPGQMRHGDDAPPRWADEPRREWRKGDRLPDEFRDRQYVVDDWRGYRLSAPPRGYHWVGIGGDYLLVQIGSGVVLRVGP, translated from the coding sequence ATGAAGAAGACGCATCGCATGATGTGGGTCGCAGTGATCGCGGCGAGTTTCGCTACGCCGCTCGCGATGGCCCAGGACGAGCAAGGGAATGGCCACCACGGCGGCCCCGGGATGCAGCATGGTCACGGGCCGAAGCACATGCCGCCCGGCCAGATGCGGCACGGCGACGATGCGCCGCCGCGCTGGGCGGACGAGCCGCGCCGCGAATGGCGCAAGGGCGACCGGCTGCCCGACGAATTCCGCGACCGCCAGTACGTGGTCGACGACTGGCGAGGCTATCGCCTGAGCGCGCCGCCGCGCGGCTATCACTGGGTCGGCATCGGCGGGGACTACCTGCTCGTGCAGATCGGCTCGGGCGTCGTGCTGCGGGTCGGCCCGTAA
- a CDS encoding glycosyltransferase family 2 protein, translating into MTEPTLGVALIARNAADQLASCLTALSFADDIVVVEHGSSDDTAAIARAHGARVMVTGDWPGFGPQKNRAVAALATDWILSIDTDEIVTPELADAIRAAIRAPRADVYAVDRLSSFCGQWIRHSGWYPDWIPRLFRRGSAHFSDDLVHERLVFASTAVRLGGKLLHYSYEDFEAVLRKLDAYSSAGARQRLAAGQRGGFRKALLRGSWAFVRTYLLRRGFLDGRAGFMIAIFNAETVYYRFLKLDHAARLRDSETDARQSSR; encoded by the coding sequence ATGACCGAACCCACGCTGGGCGTCGCGCTGATCGCGCGAAACGCCGCCGACCAACTGGCATCCTGCCTCACCGCCTTGTCTTTCGCCGACGACATCGTTGTCGTCGAGCATGGCAGCAGCGACGACACCGCCGCGATCGCGCGCGCGCACGGTGCGCGCGTCATGGTCACCGGCGACTGGCCCGGCTTCGGGCCTCAGAAGAATCGGGCTGTCGCGGCGCTCGCGACCGACTGGATCCTGTCGATCGACACCGACGAAATCGTCACGCCGGAACTTGCCGACGCGATCCGGGCCGCCATCCGCGCGCCGCGCGCAGACGTCTATGCGGTCGATCGCCTGTCGAGCTTCTGCGGACAATGGATCCGGCACAGCGGCTGGTATCCGGACTGGATTCCGCGACTGTTCCGCCGCGGCAGCGCCCACTTCTCCGACGACCTGGTCCACGAGCGGCTCGTGTTCGCAAGCACGGCCGTCCGCCTCGGCGGCAAGCTGCTGCACTACTCGTATGAAGATTTCGAAGCGGTGCTGCGCAAACTCGACGCCTATTCGAGTGCGGGTGCCCGGCAGCGGCTCGCAGCCGGACAACGTGGGGGATTCCGCAAGGCATTGCTGCGGGGCAGCTGGGCATTCGTGCGCACTTACCTGCTGCGCCGCGGCTTCCTGGACGGCCGCGCCGGGTTCATGATCGCAATCTTCAACGCCGAGACCGTCTACTACCGTTTCCTCAAGCTCGACCACGCAGCCCGGCTGCGCGACAGCGAGACGGACGCCCGCCAGTCGAGCCGCTGA
- a CDS encoding MFS transporter, protein MTIHQTVSVRSLRALDWLNFFVANVQTGFGPFIASYLASHKWTQGEIGMVLSIGTISAMVSQVPGGAAVDALKNKKGAAAWAIAAIILSAVLLAASPTIVPVIAAEVFHGFASCMLVPAMAAISFSLVGRADLGDRLGRNARWASIGSAVAAGLMGLTGEYFSARAVFWLTAVLALPALFALAMIQPTHTVIPHGGGKHDDKDDRDGEERETLLELLRDRRMLTFAACVVLFHLSNAAMLNLAAGEVTAGMGENVQLVIAACIIVPQAIVAMLSPWVGRSAQRWGRRPILLLGFSALPVRALLFAGVSSPYLLVPVQMLDGISAAVFGVMLPLIAADVAGGKGRYNLCIGLFGLAAGIGATFSTAVAGYIADHFGNAVSFFGLAAAGALAVLLVWLAMPETRVENGDDQAEAPAPASPEQVR, encoded by the coding sequence ATGACGATCCACCAGACCGTCAGCGTGCGCAGCCTCCGGGCGCTCGACTGGCTGAACTTCTTCGTGGCAAACGTTCAAACGGGCTTCGGTCCGTTCATTGCGTCGTACCTCGCGTCGCACAAGTGGACGCAAGGCGAGATCGGCATGGTGCTGTCGATCGGCACGATCAGCGCGATGGTGAGCCAGGTACCGGGCGGCGCGGCCGTCGATGCGCTGAAGAACAAGAAAGGCGCGGCCGCGTGGGCGATCGCGGCGATCATCCTGTCCGCGGTGCTGCTGGCCGCGAGCCCGACGATCGTGCCGGTGATCGCGGCCGAGGTATTCCACGGCTTCGCGAGCTGCATGCTGGTGCCGGCGATGGCGGCGATCTCGTTCTCGCTGGTCGGCCGCGCGGACCTCGGCGACCGGCTCGGCCGCAACGCGCGCTGGGCGTCGATCGGCAGCGCGGTCGCGGCGGGCCTGATGGGGCTTACCGGCGAATACTTCTCCGCGCGCGCGGTGTTCTGGCTGACCGCCGTGCTCGCGCTGCCCGCGCTGTTCGCGCTCGCGATGATCCAGCCGACCCATACGGTGATCCCGCATGGCGGCGGCAAGCATGACGACAAGGACGACCGCGACGGCGAGGAACGCGAGACGCTGCTCGAGCTGCTGCGCGACCGGCGGATGCTGACTTTCGCCGCGTGCGTCGTGCTGTTCCACCTGTCGAACGCGGCGATGCTGAACCTCGCGGCCGGCGAAGTGACGGCCGGCATGGGCGAGAACGTGCAGCTCGTGATCGCCGCGTGCATCATCGTGCCGCAGGCGATCGTCGCGATGCTGTCGCCGTGGGTCGGCCGCTCCGCGCAGCGCTGGGGCCGCCGGCCGATCCTGTTGCTCGGCTTCTCGGCGCTGCCGGTGCGCGCGCTCCTGTTCGCCGGCGTGAGCAGCCCGTACCTGCTCGTGCCGGTGCAGATGCTCGACGGCATCAGCGCCGCCGTGTTCGGCGTGATGCTGCCGCTGATCGCCGCGGACGTCGCAGGCGGCAAGGGCCGCTACAACCTGTGCATCGGGTTGTTCGGCCTCGCGGCGGGAATCGGCGCGACCTTCAGCACGGCCGTGGCCGGCTACATCGCCGACCATTTCGGCAATGCGGTCAGCTTCTTCGGGCTCGCCGCGGCCGGCGCGCTCGCGGTGCTGCTCGTGTGGCTCGCGATGCCGGAAACGCGCGTCGAGAACGGCGACGATCAGGCCGAGGCGCCCGCCCCCGCGTCGCCCGAGCAGGTGCGCTGA
- a CDS encoding FUSC family protein: MNTLRTLNETRQQIQQSIFDLFKGLSLRQRLVQGGLMALQAVCGACLAYGIGRALHTEQAVWAAITAIAVTQHNYADTMSLSRDQFVGAMVGGVLGFAGAALGGGGHDMVAYAIAVAVVIVSCWCLNVGSAARLGGVTATIVMLFPGSGPLWDMPLVRLGEVTLGTVCALGVCWATSKIERRWVARA; this comes from the coding sequence ATGAATACGCTCAGGACACTCAACGAAACCCGGCAGCAGATCCAGCAGTCGATCTTCGACCTGTTCAAGGGGCTGTCGCTGCGCCAGCGGCTCGTGCAAGGCGGGCTGATGGCGCTGCAGGCCGTCTGCGGCGCGTGCCTCGCCTACGGCATCGGGCGCGCGCTGCACACCGAGCAGGCAGTCTGGGCCGCGATCACCGCGATCGCGGTCACCCAGCACAACTACGCGGACACGATGTCGCTGTCGCGCGACCAATTCGTCGGCGCGATGGTCGGCGGCGTGCTCGGCTTCGCGGGCGCCGCGCTCGGCGGCGGCGGCCACGACATGGTCGCCTATGCGATCGCGGTCGCGGTCGTGATCGTCAGCTGCTGGTGCCTGAACGTCGGCAGCGCGGCGCGGCTCGGCGGCGTCACCGCGACGATCGTGATGCTGTTTCCGGGCAGCGGCCCGCTGTGGGACATGCCGCTCGTGCGGCTCGGCGAGGTGACGCTCGGCACGGTGTGCGCGCTCGGCGTGTGCTGGGCGACGTCGAAGATCGAGCGGCGCTGGGTTGCGCGCGCGTAG